The following DNA comes from uncultured Devosia sp..
TGGATGTCGATCGTACCCTGGATGAAGGGGCCGAAGGTCTCCTTCCAGCGTTCGTCGAAAGCCTTGATTTCACGCCAGTATTTCGGAAAACGCGTGACCAGCTTGGCGACGCCTTCCGAGTAGATTTCGCCCGCGTCGAATTCGAGATTCCAGGCGCTGGTGCAGATGTTCTCGTGGAACCAGACCGCGTCTTCCTCGGTCTCGAACAGCTTGCGGAACAGATACATCGGGTTCCAGTCGACGAAGACGCCGCCAAGATCGAAAACGGGAATGATCGTATCGTCGCTCATGGAAATACCGCTGGAACAGGAAGGAGATGGCAGGCTTGTGGCATGGTGCCGTGACCCACGCAAGCATGCCGGACGACTTCTTGCGGGCTGCAGGCAAAAGGCCACTAGGGCGTGCTGATGGCGTCGCCATAGCGCGGCATGAAGTAGTTCTGCCGATAGAGGTTGATCGGTCGATTGATCACTATGCCATAGAATGGCAGGTAGGCATTGCTGGCTTCGGCCACGATCACATAACTGTCCTTGGCGATGGCGCGCATTGCCGCCGCCAAATTATAAGTGCTACCCGCCGTGCGTGCCGTGTTGTTGCTGTAGACGCCATTAACATACTGCTTCGCCCAGACCACCGTCGCGCTCGTGCCAGCAGCATTGACCTTGACCTGCGTCACATACTGCTTGAGGTCGGATGTAGGAAAGGGTGACATCACACCACTGGCCGCAGCCAGATACTCTTTCATCTGGTCGGCTGTGATCGCCGCTTGCGAACGGGCCACGAGATCGCCGACGGTGCCGGTCACCATCTGCACGCGACGGTCCACGGTGATCAGCGCGCTGGCCTCATTGGCTCCGATATAAAGAATGAGCATGGCTGGCAGGATCAGGGCGAATTCGACAGCCGCTGCGCCGGTCCGGGCGAGACGGAATTCGCTTAGCCTGCCAAGTAGGACGCGCCACAACGCCTTCACGAGCTCGACCCCGTGAATGGTTCATTGCGGAACACGGCAGCCGCGCCCAGGATACGTTCTCCGCTAGGCATATTGGACATGTTGAAACCGCCCAGGTTCAAGATGACCGGCCAGCGATAATAGACTTGCACCACCATGATGCTGGATCCCAGGCCGGGCTGATAGGTCGGATCTCGCGTCCACAGGGCGCATTCCGCCTTGGTCTTGCAGCTGGCGTTCACCGGCGCCTTGATATTGACGGCGGTGAAGCTGGAAAGAGGCTGAACATCCACGAAAAGATCGTCGCAGACGAAAAGCCCATAGAGCCGGCCGCAGACGTTATCGCGGAACTGCTTGAGATTGTAGCTTGCCGCCTGCATCTGGCCGGTGCGGACATATCGACTTGCATCCTGCACGGCACTGTCCAGCAACTGTCCCGCCAGGAAAACCACGGCCGTTTCCAGAATGGCACCGAGAATCGCAAAGAAGGGCACGGCCAAGAGACCGAATTCCACCGCCGTAACACCGGCCTCATTGCCCATAAAGCCACGCAGCCGCTTTCGCGTCAGGGCTCTCTTGATCAGTATTGTGAGGTCGATCGCCATGGCACACCAGCTCGCAGTCGAAGCAGCCTAGGCAGGCTTGGCTAACCGAGAGTTAGGAAACGGGGCGGGTGCCGCTGCCCGCTTCTAAAATGGTTAGCCGAGCCTTAAGCTCAATTGCCCATCGACTGGACCACCTGCGCAGACGCAAGGGCCTCGCCCGTGAAGGCAGGATCGTCACCCATCATCACCACGGACTGGCACACGGGGGCGCAGGCGAGGCTGGTCCGCGCCCGACCCTGATAAACGGTCACCGTGCCAGCCTGCATCTGGACAACCTCGATCATCGTGTCCGCTATCGGACTGCCCGCTGCATCCAGAATGATCAGGTTGGTCGAGCCGAAGCTCTTGCCGGTGAGGATCAGTGTTTGTGGATCCTGGATGGTCACATCGGCAATGCCTGGATTGCCGACGATCACCGTGGCCGCCGCTGCGTTGATGCGCAGGATGCGCGCCATGTTGACATTCACATTGATCGGCGCGCCCGCGACATCCTGCGCCTGTACCGATCCCGTGCTCAAGCCAGGCGCCATCGACAGGCTGACGGCAAGGGCGATGGCTAGCAATGAACGCATGACGGGGGGTTCCGGCGATACTGATACGCGATAAGCCATTTTCAGCCGGAATGGTTTATAATTGGCAAACAGCTATATTATGCGAGTTTGCCGCCAGTCATGTCTTTCTTTGGGGTCTTGTTTGTTCGTTTGAGGGGTTTGCTTCGAGGGGGCTCATTCCGAAATATAAGACGTTGCATATAGTTGGGATCGACCATCAGCATATTCGGCAAAATTGAGGCACTGCCCATTAAGGTGCTGATTAGAATGAAAAATATCGATTAAATTAACACATCAGCAATGCTGTCGTTTAACGCAAACGCAATGACTGCACACTAGGGTCCAAATCGTTCGATGTATGACGTGTCGAACGATGAACGTCACTGGTTGACGTAAAGGAGCCTTCCCATGAACATCTTCGCACGTTTCGCCAATGACGAGTCCGGCGCGACCGCTATCGAATACGGCCTGATCGCCGCCCTGATTTCCGTCGGTATCATCCTTGCCGCTACCGCTCTCGGCGGCAGCCTGGGTAACCTGTTCAACGGCATCTCGAACAAGCTGACCAACTCCACCACCGGCAAGCTCTAATAGCTTTCGTGGTATAGTGAATTCCAAAGGGGGCGCTTGCGTCCCCTTTTCGTTTTGCTGATTGTTAATCCTGCCTGGGCCATGCTCTTGGGAGCACCGGCCTTTCGGCTCGGGCTTCAGACCCGAGACCGCCATGCCCGACTTTGCAATGTTCCTGCTTGCCATGCTGTTTCCTGTCATCATGGCCTGGGCTGCGGCGTCTGACCTCCTCACCATGCGGATATCCAACAAGCTGGTGCTGCTGCTGGTCGCCAGCTTTTGCCTGGTTGCATTGGTCCTGCAACTGCCCTTGGACCAGCTGGGGCTTCACCTGGCGGCAGGCGGTCTGGCGCTGGCTATCGGTTTCACCCTCTTTGCCTTTGGCTGGATCGGTGGCGGTGATGCCAAATTCGCTGCGGCAACTGCCCTATGGATCGGCTGGGGCATCGGTGGGCTGCAATATGTCGTCTATGCCGGCCTGCTGGGTGGCGGACTGACTCTGCTCATTCTGGCCTTCCGCAATCTGCCGCTGATGCCGATCATGGCTGGCCACGCCTGGCTGGAGCGGCTGCACGATCGCAAGAGCGGCGTACCTTATGGCATTGCCCTCGCCATCGCCGGCATGCTGGTCTACGCGGGTTCAACACTCTTTGAGCGGCTGGTCGCCTGATTGTTGCGCTCGGCAAATAGAGCCGGTGTATAACACCATCCGCCTGTCCGTTTATGGCTGCTCCGCCCGGATTGATGCAAAATTCCTAAAATTTACGTCTTGTTAACCTCGCCTGCAAAGCTCCGGTTAACCAAACTTTGACCCTTTGTCGGCAGACTTCATCGCGGTGGAGCTGGGCGAACTGTGCCCGCGTACTTTCCGGAGTGAGTCATGAAGCCGGCGCGTCTTATCCTCTTGCTTGTAGCGCTTGTCGCAGGCGGC
Coding sequences within:
- a CDS encoding pilus assembly protein N-terminal domain-containing protein → MRSLLAIALAVSLSMAPGLSTGSVQAQDVAGAPINVNVNMARILRINAAAATVIVGNPGIADVTIQDPQTLILTGKSFGSTNLIILDAAGSPIADTMIEVVQMQAGTVTVYQGRARTSLACAPVCQSVVMMGDDPAFTGEALASAQVVQSMGN
- a CDS encoding TadE/TadG family type IV pilus assembly protein, which gives rise to MKALWRVLLGRLSEFRLARTGAAAVEFALILPAMLILYIGANEASALITVDRRVQMVTGTVGDLVARSQAAITADQMKEYLAAASGVMSPFPTSDLKQYVTQVKVNAAGTSATVVWAKQYVNGVYSNNTARTAGSTYNLAAAMRAIAKDSYVIVAEASNAYLPFYGIVINRPINLYRQNYFMPRYGDAISTP
- a CDS encoding Flp family type IVb pilin, which encodes MNIFARFANDESGATAIEYGLIAALISVGIILAATALGGSLGNLFNGISNKLTNSTTGKL
- a CDS encoding TadE/TadG family type IV pilus assembly protein; translation: MAIDLTILIKRALTRKRLRGFMGNEAGVTAVEFGLLAVPFFAILGAILETAVVFLAGQLLDSAVQDASRYVRTGQMQAASYNLKQFRDNVCGRLYGLFVCDDLFVDVQPLSSFTAVNIKAPVNASCKTKAECALWTRDPTYQPGLGSSIMVVQVYYRWPVILNLGGFNMSNMPSGERILGAAAVFRNEPFTGSSS
- a CDS encoding prepilin peptidase, which translates into the protein MPDFAMFLLAMLFPVIMAWAAASDLLTMRISNKLVLLLVASFCLVALVLQLPLDQLGLHLAAGGLALAIGFTLFAFGWIGGGDAKFAAATALWIGWGIGGLQYVVYAGLLGGGLTLLILAFRNLPLMPIMAGHAWLERLHDRKSGVPYGIALAIAGMLVYAGSTLFERLVA